A part of Tigriopus californicus strain San Diego chromosome 10, Tcal_SD_v2.1, whole genome shotgun sequence genomic DNA contains:
- the LOC131888872 gene encoding cilia- and flagella-associated protein 418-like, translating into MADLDDLLNELTAELDDDPDPRSPVRPLPSNIPSRFAPKEQIPVSALQKKCSPVFLSGSMTAVGLGSHSSPRSCDKLICLACDCRVVSFDNYQWTDDVDYLFLRNNYPDYSRLQCHLRPRRGSRAYACQCQHQSAIETRKVGVNLVSSGLKWTCTSHPIV; encoded by the exons ATGGCGGATTTGGACGATCTCTTAAACGAATTAACCGCGGAACTTGACGATGATCCGGATCCCCGTTCACCCGTGCGTCCGTTGCCATCGAACATCCCATCCAGATTCGCCCCTAAAGAGCAAATCCCCGTTTCAgctcttcaaaagaaatgcagCCCCGTCTTCTTGTCAGGTTCCATGACCGCCGTGGGACTGGGATCGCATAGCAGCCCGAGGAGCTGCGATAAACTGATCTGCTTAGCTTGTGATTGTAGGGTGGTGAGCTTCGATAACTACCAGTGGACCGATGACGTTGATTACCTCTTCTTAAGGAACAATTATCCCGATTATTCGCGACTCCAATGCCATCTGAGGCCTCGACGCGGCTCCAGGGCCTACGCCTGTCAGTGCCAACATCAAAGTGCGATCGAAACCCGGAAAGTTGGGGTCAATCTTGTCAGTTCCGGTTTGAAATGGAC CTGTACGAGTCATCCCATTGTGTAA
- the LOC131888871 gene encoding protein OPI10 homolog encodes MFGLLLSGRLVDTNFRQVDPTHVVIDMANVDNVNHIVVFLTGQQPFPEAMGGGVYFAWPDPQSSAPVWQYLGHLSNAKPSAIFKVGKFKSQMRDNHDLIARFGGQQLNGGSVAQLGISVEPLVQLSGMTPEAQAEATNLPTFVEFSQKMVENLFNYTSSFAVSPSEIPRVKSSETFVPYSSLQQWYANFERRLQQNPYFWRS; translated from the coding sequence ATGTTCGGCCTGTTGCTCTCGGGTCGATTGGTGGACACCAACTTCCGCCAAGTGGATCCCACCCACGTGGTCATCGACATGGCCAATGTGGACAACGTCAACCACATCGTGGTGTTCCTCACTGGCCAGCAGCCTTTCCCCGAGGCTATGGGCGGGGGCGTGTACTTCGCCTGGCCCGACCCCCAATCCAGCGCGCCCGTCTGGCAATACCTGGGCCACCTCAGCAACGCCAAGCCCTCGGCCATTTTCAAGGTGGGCAAGTTCAAAAGCCAGATGCGGGACAACCACGACCTGATCGCCCGCTTCGGAGGCCAACAGCTCAATGGCGGCTCCGTGGCCCAACTGGGGATATCGGTCGAGCCCCTGGTCCAGTTGTCCGGCATGACCCCCGAGGCTCAAGCTGAGGCCACCAATCTACCCACCTTCGTCGAGTTCTCACAAAAGATGGTGGAAAACCTCTTCAACTACACGTCCAGTTTCGCAGTGAGCCCCAGTGAAATCCCGCGAGTCAAATCCAGTGAGACCTTTGTGCCCTATTCATCCCTCCAACAATGGTACGCCAACTTTGAGCGAAGGTTACAACAGAATCCCTACTTTTGGCGGAGTTAA
- the LOC131888694 gene encoding E3 ubiquitin-protein ligase mind-bomb-like, with the protein MAEDEDMPPAAEAEGHPPPALNTPTIIKVADARPATPAPVSLVVTPQPTDTHTVSSVQTCPTVASQPLKTICAENDSRGQVGQLPGDATSPPELDPGGPKKAAPSDHVPLLAEDSPICGGSSATTRTLISSSLSTIATTPSEEDEEAADVEEADVEESNAYAPRTSQVPESVKNDVDKWLQYLDESDPCHRLRSLCKKGDVAAVRKLLSSGEPGLDINAVSDEGWTCLHEIITHECQFTEVARVLLDFGASVNTQDLHGDSPLHSALLYHNVENIGLLVDHGSDLTLLNAGGRTPVHVADESETLKLLLDKGAKVDTQDRLGNTPLHYAVVSRDRERVSLMITQYEPSINLQNQAGSSALHLTNDTDIAQMLLMAGADPNVPDLNLNTPLHVAVRGRHKEIVKMMLEKSADITLTNAAGKTPVNMSKDREMKNILLGKISATPNQLAGPPCATNQKKPIPVASEKGGAKSSVSDSVDKCAQQVVVNPVVVCITRSILKRRRFDVNDEAASDPPASKGPRLRFSEVNDYSGVEVIQEQKRVRVPPIYSEPKFSSDDEF; encoded by the coding sequence ATGGCCGAGGATGAAGATATGCCGCCAGCCGCCGAGGCCGAGGGCCACCCGCCGCCTGCCCTTAATACGCCCACCATCATCAAAGTGGCCGACGCTAGGCCCGCGACGCCGGCCCCCGTGAGTTTGGTGGTAACTCCTCAGCCCACGGACACACACACGGTCAGTTCCGTCCAGACGTGTCCGACCGTGGCATCTCAGCCGCTGAAAACGATCTGCGCTGAAAATGACAGCCGAGGCCAGGTTGGCCAACTCCCGGGGGATGCCACTAGCCCGCCTGAGCTGGACCCGGGGGGACCGAAAAAAGCCGCCCCATCCGACCACGTTCCGCTTTTGGCCGAGGATTCCCCGATTTGTGGTGGGTCTTCAGCAACCACTCGCACTCTCATTTCCAGTTCTCTTTCCACCATTGCGACTACCCCGTCCGAGGAAGATGAGGAAGCGGCGGATGTGGAAGAAGCGGATGTGGAGGAAAGCAATGCGTATGCGCCCCGCACCTCGCAAGTCCCCGAGTCCGTCAAGAACGACGTGGATAAATGGCTTCAGTATTTAGACGAATCCGACCCCTGTCATCGCTTGCGGTCACTGTGCAAGAAAGGGGACGTGGCAGCCGTGCGAAAGCTTTTGTCGTCGGGTGAGCCTGGCCTCGACATCAATGCGGTGAGTGATGAGGGCTGGACTTGTCTCCACGAAATCATCACCCACGAGTGCCAATTTACAGAAGTGGCTCGCGTTCTGCTCGACTTTGGCGCGTCCGTTAACACGCAAGATCTGCATGGGGATAGCCCCCTTCACAGCGCCTTACTTTATCACAACGTGGAAAACATCGGATTGCTCGTCGATCATGGCTCGGACTTAACCCTCTTGAACGCGGGCGGACGTACGCCCGTGCACGTAGCCGATGAGAGTGAGACGCTGAAGCTACTGCTCGATAAAGGGGCCAAGGTCGACACCCAAGATCGGCTAGGCAACACCCCGCTTCATTATGCCGTCGTGTCCCGCGATCGAGAGCGAGTTTCGCTCATGATTACGCAATATGAGCCATCGATCAATCTTCAAAACCAGGCCGGCTCGTCCGCTCTCCATCTCACCAACGACACGGACATTGCCCAAATGCTCCTGATGGCTGGGGCGGATCCCAATGTGCCcgatctcaatttgaatacGCCGTTACACGTAGCGGTCCGTGGGAGACACAAAGAGATTGTCAAGATGATGTTAGAAAAATCGGCCGACATCACCTTGACTAACGCGGCTGGGAAGACCCCGGTCAATATGTCCAAGGATCgggaaatgaaaaacatattgTTGGGTAAGATATCGGCCACGCCCAACCAATTGGCCGGGCCGCCGTGCGCCACGAATCAAAAGAAGCCAATCCCGGTCGCTAGTGAGAAAGGCGGCGCCAAGTCATCCGTGTCAGATTCTGTGGACAAATGCGCCCAGCAAGTCGTGGTCAACCCCGTGGTGGTTTGTATCACTCGTAGCATTCTGAAACGCCGCCGCTTCGACGTGAACGATGAAGCGGCGAGTGATCCACCCGCATCCAAAGGACCTCGCCTCCGCTTTTCAGAGGTCAATGACTACAGTGGTGTAGAAGTGATACAAGAACAGAAACGAGTGAGAGTGCCGCCCATCTATAGTGAGCCGAAATTCTCGTCGGACGACGAGTTCTAG